A single genomic interval of Ammospiza caudacuta isolate bAmmCau1 chromosome 19, bAmmCau1.pri, whole genome shotgun sequence harbors:
- the HID1 gene encoding protein HID1, whose protein sequence is MGSADSKLNFRKAVIQLTTKTQPVEATDNAFWDQFWADTATSVQDVFALVPAAEIRAVREESPSNLATLCYKAVEKLVQGAESGCHTEKERQIVLNCCRLLTRILPYIFEDPDWRGFFWSTVPGAGRGEGDEDDENARPLAESLLLAVTDLLFCPDFTVQSHRRSTVDTAEDIHSIDSCEYIWEAGVGFAHSPQPNYIHDLNRTELLKLLLTCFSEAMYLPPSSDSSNTNPWVQFFCSTENRHALPLFTSLLNVVCAYDPVGYGIPYNHLLFSDYREPLVEEAAQVLIVTLDYDSSTSSSPTVDGTTTGTAMDDVDPPGPDNLFVNYLSRIHREEDFQFILKGVARLLSNPLVQTYLPNSAKKIQFHQELLVLFWKLCDFNKKFLFFVLKSSDVLDILVPILYFLNDARADQSRVGLMHIGVFILLLLSGERNFGVRLNKPYSVRVPMDIPVFTGTHADLLIIVFHKIITSGHQRLQPLFDCLLTIVVNVSPYLKSLSMVAANKLLHLLEAFSTTWFLFSAVQNHHLVFFLLEVFNNIIQYQFDGNSNLVYAVIRKRNVFHQLANLPTDAQAIQKGLQRRKKTPEPISRTNSQDGVSMEGSRPAAPAEPGTLKASLVATPGIDKLTEKSQVSEDGTMRSLEPEASQLSPEGNPPAALSDGESWSGEASHSRRDRRRLSSASSSGQWTPTPDWVMSWKSKLPLQTIMRLLQVLVPQVEKICIDKGLTDESEILKFLQHGTLVGLLPVPHPILIRKYQANSGTAMWFRTYMWGVIYLRNVDPPIWYDTDVKLFEIQRV, encoded by the exons ATGGGCAGCGCCGACTCCAAGCTCAACTTCAGGAAGGCGGTGATCCAGCTCACCACCAAGACCCAG CCTGTGGAGGCCACAGATAATGCCTTTTGGGACCAGTTCTGGGCAGACACAGCCACTTCAGTGCAGGATGTCTTTGCTCTTGTACCAGCTGCAGAGATCCGAGCAGTGAGAGAAGAATCGCCTTCAAATTTGGCAACTTTGTGTTACAAG gctgtggagaagctggtgcagggagcagagagtgGCTGCcacacagagaaggaaagacAAATTGTCTTGAACTGCTGTCGACTCCTCACCCGTATCCTGCCTTACATCTTTGAGGACCCAGACTGGAGGGGTTTCTTCTGGTCAactgtccctggggctggccgAGGAGAG GgagatgaagatgatgaaaatGCCCGGCCACTGGCCGAGTCCTTGCTCCTTGCTGTCACAGATCTGCTCTTTTGTCCTGACTTCACTGTGCAGAGCCACCGGAGGAGCACGGTG GACACAGCAGAAGATATCCACTCCATTGACAGCTGTGAGTACATCTGGGAGGCAGGAGTGGGCTTTGCTCATTCTCCACAGCCCAACTACATCCATGACTTGAATAG gacagagctgctgaagctgctgctgaccTGTTTCTCTGAGGCCATGTACCTGCCTCCCTCCTCAGACAGCAGCAACACCAACCCCTGGGTACAGTTTTTCTGCTCTACAGAGAACAG ACATGCACTCCCACTCTTCACCTCGCTGCTGAACGTCGTCTGTGCCTACGACCCCGTGGGTTATGGGATCCCTTACAATCACCTGCTGTTCTCTGACTACCGTGAGCCCCTGGTGGAGGAGGCGGCCCAGGTGCTCATTGTCACCTTGGACTATGACAGCTCCACCAGTTCAAGTCCCACTGTGGATGGCACGACCACTGGCACAGCCATGGATGATGTGGAT CCTCCTGGACCAGACAATCTGTTTGTGAATTACCTCTCAAGGATACACCGGGAGGAG GATTTCCAGTTCATCCTGAAAGGAGTGGCTCGCTTGTTATCAAACCCACTGGTCCAGACTTACCTGCCAAACTCTGCCAAGAAGATACAATTCCATCAGGAACTCCTTGTCCTCTTCTGGAAACTCTGTGACTTCAACAAG aaattccttttctttgtgcTGAAGAGCAGCGATGTTCTGGACATTCTTGTCCCAATCTTGTATTTTCTCAATGATGCCAGAGCAGACCAGT CACGAGTGGGCTTGATGCACATTGGGGTCTttatcctgctgctcctcagtggGGAGCGTAACTTTGGGGTGCGACTGAACAAGCCGTATTCTGTACGAGTGCCTATGGACATCCCTGTCTTCACAGGGACACATGCTGACCTGCTCATCATA GTCTTTCACAAGATCATCACCAGCGGGCACCAGCGGCTGCAGCCCCTCTTCGACTGCCTGCTCACCATCGTTGTGAACG TGTCTCCATACCTGAAGTCTCTCTCCATGGTGGCTGCTAACAAGTTACTGCATCTCTTGGAGGCTTTTTCCACCACCTGGTTCCTATTCTCTGCTGTCCAGAACCACcatcttgttttcttcttgctgGAAGTTTTCAACAACATCATTCAGTACCAGTTTGATG GGAACTCCAATTTGGTCTATGCCGTGATCCGCAAGCGGAACGTGTTTCACCAGCTGGCCAACCTGCCCACGGACGCGCAGGCCATCCAGAAGGGGCTGCAGCGCAGGAAGAAAACCCCCGAGCCCATTTCTCGCACCAACTCCCAGGACGGGGTCTCCATGGAGGGGTCAcggcctgctgcccctgctgagCCGGGGACGCTGAAGGCCAGTCTGGTGGCTACTCCAG GGATTGACAAGCTCACGGAGAAGTCTCAGGTGTCAGAGGATGGGACCATGCGTTCGCTGGAgcctgaggcttcccagctgtccccagagggaaacccacctgcagccctgagTGATGGGGAGTCCTGGAGTGGG GAGGCATCACATTCCCGGAGGGATCGAAGGCGTCTCTCCAGTGCATCCTCCAGTGGACAGTGGACTCCAACTCCTGACTGG GTGATGTCTTGGAAGTCAAAGCTCCCCCTGCAGACAATCATGCGGCTCTTACAGGTGCTGGTCCCTCAGGTGGAGAAGATCTGCATTGACAA GGGTCTCACGGATGAGTCGGAGATCCTCAAGTTCCTGCAGCATGGCACCTTGGtggggctgctgccagtgcctcacccCATCCTCATCCGCAAGTACCAGGCAAACTCGGGCACTGCCATGTGGTTCCGCACCTACATGTGGGGAGTTATTTATTTGAG GAATGTGGATCCCCCCATCTGGTATGACACAGATGTTAAGCTGTTTGAAATTCAACGGGTCTGA